From one Sus scrofa isolate TJ Tabasco breed Duroc chromosome 9, Sscrofa11.1, whole genome shotgun sequence genomic stretch:
- the ANKMY2 gene encoding ankyrin repeat and MYND domain containing 2: MVHIKKGELTQEEKELLEVIGKGTVQEAGTLLASKNVRVNCLDENGMTPLMHAAYKGKLDMCKLLLRHGADVNCHQHEHGYTALMFAALSGNKDITWVMLEAGAETDVVNSVGRTAAQMAAFVGQHDCVTIINNFFPRERLEYYTKPQGLDKEPKLPPKLAGPLHKIITTTNLHPVKIVMLVNENPLLAEEAALNKCYKVMDLICEKCMKQRDMNEVLAMKMHYISCIFQKCINFLKDGENKLDTLIKSLLKGRASDGFPVYQEKIIRESIRKFPYCEATLLQQLVRSIAPVEIGSDPTAFSVLTQAITGQVGFVDVEFCTTCGEKGASKRCSVCKMVIYCDQTCQKTHWFAHKKICKNLKDIYEKQQLEAAKEKSEEENNGKLDVNLNCVNEEQPEAETGISQEDCNPKDAIEGEKQLLQSDVGLEGLQKAPVGPQVSEE; this comes from the exons AATGGAATGACTCCTCTAATGCATGCTGCCTATAAAGGGAAACTTGATATGTGCAAATTACTTTTACGCCATGGAGCTGATGTAAATTGTCATCAACATGAACATGGATACACAGCCCTCATGTTTGCTGCACTTTCTG GTAATAAAGACATCACATGGGTAATGTTGGAAGCTGGTGCCGAGACAGATGTTGTCAATTCTGTAGGAAGAACAGCAGCTCAGATGGCAGCCTTTGTGG GTCAGCATGATTGTGTGACTATAATCAACAATTTCTTTCCTCGAGAGAGACTGGAGTATTACACTAAGCCGCAGGGTCTGGATAAAGAGCCGAAACTGCCCCCAAAGCTGGCAGGCCCACTGCATAAAATTATCACCACAACAAATCTTCATCCTGTCAag ATTGTTATGCTTGTAAATGAGAATCCTCTGCTGGCAGAAGAAGCAGCTCTGAATAAATGCTACAAGGTGATGGATTTGATTTGTGAGAAATGTATGAAGCAGAGAGACATGAATGAAGTACTGGCTATGAAAATGCATTACATTAGCTGCATCTTTCAGAAATGTATTAACTTCTTAAAAGACGGAGAGAATAAACTGGACACCCTGATCAAAAG ctTGTTAAAAGGCCGAGCTTCTGATGGCTTTCCAGTATATCAAGAAAAGATCATTAGAGAAAGTATCAGAAAATTTCCTTACTGTGAAGCTACACTCCTCCAGCAGCTGGTGCGAAGCATTGCTCCTGTTGAAATT GGTTCTGATCCCACCGCATTCTCTGTACTTACCCAGGCCATCACTGGTCAGGTGGGTtttgtggatgttgaattttgcactacctgtggagaaaagggagcaagTAAAAGATGCTCAGTGTGCAAAATG GTAATATATTGTGATCAAACCTGCCAGAAAACACACTGGTTTGCACATAAGAAAATCTGTAAGAATCTCAAGGACATTTATGAAAAGCAACAGTTGGAGGCTGCCAAAGAAAAGAGTGAAGAGGAGAACA atGGCAAGCTTGACGTCAATTTGAATTGTGTTAATGAAGAGCAGCCAGAGGCGGAAACAGGAATCTCCCAGGAGGATTGCAATCCTAAGGATGCTATAGAAGGGGAGAAACAACTGCTTCAGAGTGATGTTGGGCTGGAAGGCTTACAGAAGGCTCCTGTAGGTCCGCAGGTATCTGAGGAGTAA
- the ANKMY2 gene encoding ankyrin repeat and MYND domain-containing protein 2 isoform X1 produces MTPLMHAAYKGKLDMCKLLLRHGADVNCHQHEHGYTALMFAALSGNKDITWVMLEAGAETDVVNSVGRTAAQMAAFVGQHDCVTIINNFFPRERLEYYTKPQGLDKEPKLPPKLAGPLHKIITTTNLHPVKIVMLVNENPLLAEEAALNKCYKVMDLICEKCMKQRDMNEVLAMKMHYISCIFQKCINFLKDGENKLDTLIKSLLKGRASDGFPVYQEKIIRESIRKFPYCEATLLQQLVRSIAPVEIGSDPTAFSVLTQAITGQVGFVDVEFCTTCGEKGASKRCSVCKMVIYCDQTCQKTHWFAHKKICKNLKDIYEKQQLEAAKEKSEEENNGKLDVNLNCVNEEQPEAETGISQEDCNPKDAIEGEKQLLQSDVGLEGLQKAPVGPQVSEE; encoded by the exons ATGACTCCTCTAATGCATGCTGCCTATAAAGGGAAACTTGATATGTGCAAATTACTTTTACGCCATGGAGCTGATGTAAATTGTCATCAACATGAACATGGATACACAGCCCTCATGTTTGCTGCACTTTCTG GTAATAAAGACATCACATGGGTAATGTTGGAAGCTGGTGCCGAGACAGATGTTGTCAATTCTGTAGGAAGAACAGCAGCTCAGATGGCAGCCTTTGTGG GTCAGCATGATTGTGTGACTATAATCAACAATTTCTTTCCTCGAGAGAGACTGGAGTATTACACTAAGCCGCAGGGTCTGGATAAAGAGCCGAAACTGCCCCCAAAGCTGGCAGGCCCACTGCATAAAATTATCACCACAACAAATCTTCATCCTGTCAag ATTGTTATGCTTGTAAATGAGAATCCTCTGCTGGCAGAAGAAGCAGCTCTGAATAAATGCTACAAGGTGATGGATTTGATTTGTGAGAAATGTATGAAGCAGAGAGACATGAATGAAGTACTGGCTATGAAAATGCATTACATTAGCTGCATCTTTCAGAAATGTATTAACTTCTTAAAAGACGGAGAGAATAAACTGGACACCCTGATCAAAAG ctTGTTAAAAGGCCGAGCTTCTGATGGCTTTCCAGTATATCAAGAAAAGATCATTAGAGAAAGTATCAGAAAATTTCCTTACTGTGAAGCTACACTCCTCCAGCAGCTGGTGCGAAGCATTGCTCCTGTTGAAATT GGTTCTGATCCCACCGCATTCTCTGTACTTACCCAGGCCATCACTGGTCAGGTGGGTtttgtggatgttgaattttgcactacctgtggagaaaagggagcaagTAAAAGATGCTCAGTGTGCAAAATG GTAATATATTGTGATCAAACCTGCCAGAAAACACACTGGTTTGCACATAAGAAAATCTGTAAGAATCTCAAGGACATTTATGAAAAGCAACAGTTGGAGGCTGCCAAAGAAAAGAGTGAAGAGGAGAACA atGGCAAGCTTGACGTCAATTTGAATTGTGTTAATGAAGAGCAGCCAGAGGCGGAAACAGGAATCTCCCAGGAGGATTGCAATCCTAAGGATGCTATAGAAGGGGAGAAACAACTGCTTCAGAGTGATGTTGGGCTGGAAGGCTTACAGAAGGCTCCTGTAGGTCCGCAGGTATCTGAGGAGTAA